GTTGTCCCGCGCGTAGACCCAGCCCTTGAGCGAGGCCTTGAGGAACTTGACGGTCGTCTCCTGGTACTCGGCGTCGTCCGCCAGCCGCTCGCTGTCCGCCCAGATGGCGTCCTGCAGCATCGCCGTGCCCTCGTCGTTCCAGTCGATGACGGTGAAGTCGTCGGGCGTGTACAGCTCGCCCGTGTCCGGGTCGACGGTCTCCAGGAGCTGCGCGTACTCGTTGTAGGTCATGGCCTGCGCCGCGTCGATGTCGCCGTTGAGCAGGCCGAGCATGTCGAACGCCTGGGTTACGAGCTGGAAGTCCGTGACCCCCGCCTTGTTCAGGCCGGCGAACAGCTCCCACTCGTTCCCGTAGCCCCACGAGCCGACGGTCTTCCCGGAGAGGTCCGCGACGGAGTCGATGCCCGAGTCGGCGAACGCGACCTGCAGCGTCGCGGACCGCTCGAAGACCTGCGCGACGTTCGTGATGCCGGCGCCCTGCTCGATCGATCCGAGGACCTTGGGCACCCAGGCGATCGCGTAGTCGACCTCACCCTGCGCCAGGGCGTCCTGCGGCACGATGTCGCCGCCGGACGGGAGGATCTCCACGTCTAGGCCCTCGTCCGCGTAGTAACCCTGCTCCTGGGCCGCGTAGTAGCCGGCGAACTGCGCCTGCGTGAGCCACTGCAGCTGCAGCTTGACCGGCGTGAGCCCGTCCGCCGCTGCCTCCGCGCCCGCGCCGCCCTCCTCCGCACTGCTCGCGCACGCCGTCAGCAGCAGTCCCGCTGCCAGTCCGGTCGCCACCGCCGCCCCCCAACGCCTCGTGGTCCTCATGTCATCTCCTCTCGTCGGTGAAGCTGGGCACCGGCGCGCAGCGGATGCCGCGAGCCCTCGACCGGCCTGGCGACGCCGGCAGGCGGGACGTCGTGCGCCGGCTTGCCGCTCATGCGGTGCGCCGGCGGGTGACGGCGCGCTCCGCGAGGGAGGTCGCCGTGAAGAAGAGCAGCCCGACCGCGATCGCGCCGAGCACGTAGGCCCAGGCCTGGGCGTAGTCCGAGCCCGCGGCGGCGGTGGTGATGAATGAGCCGATCCCCGAGCGCGGGCCGCCGAAGTACTCCGCGACCACGGCCGAGATGACGGCGAGCGAGGACGCGAGTCGTAGCCCGGTGAAGAGGAACGGCACAGCGGTGGGGATCGTCACCACACGAGCGGCCTGCCGGGGCGTGGCGGCCAGCGCGCGCAGCAGGTCCCGGTGCACGGGCAGCACCTGGCGCAGCCCGCGGAGGGTGTGGACGTACACCGGCACGAACGCCGCGAGCGCCGCGACGACCACCCGGGCGTGCTCCGACCCCGCGCCGTGCATGGAGTACAGCACCGGCGCGAGCGCCACGACGGGCACCACTGACAGGGCGGTGACGAGCGGCGCCGCGAGCGCGTCGACGAGCCGCAGCGCCGCGGCGAGCAGCGCGACGAGCATCGCCAGGACGCCACCGGCGAGCAGCCCGACCGCCGCGTTGCGACCGGTGACGACCGCGGCCGAGCCGATCGGCCCACGAAAGGCGACGAGCTCCTCCGCGATGGCGGCCGGCCCTGGGAGCACGAACGGCGGGATCTGCGCGAGCACCACGGCGCCCTGCCAGGCGGCGACCAGGCCCACGAGCAGCACGAGCGGTGGCAGCACCTGCCGCAACGAGGCCGCCACGCGCGTCATCCGGCGCCCTCCGCCTGCGCGAGGCTGACGCCCTCGAGCAGCGCCGCGCGCACCGTGGCGATCTCGTCGAAGAACGTGGCGTCCGTGCGCAGCGCGTCCAGGTCCTCGAGGGAGCCGCTGCGGTCGAGCGTGACGGGCGCCACCTCCCGGATGCGCCCAGGGCGCGGGGACATCACCACCACCCGGTCCGAGAGGAACACCGCCTCGGGGATCGAGTGCGTGACGAACACCACGGCGGCGCGGGTCTCGGCGCAGATCCGCAGCAGCTGGGTCTGCAGGCGCTCCCGGGTCATCTCGTCCAGCGCGCCGAAGGGCTCGTCCATGAGCAGCAGGCTGGGCTCCTCGGCGAGGGCCCGCGCGATCGCCACCCGCTGCTGCATGCCGCCCGAGAGCTGGTCCGGGAAGTGCTCGGCGAAGTCGGCGAGGCCGACCAGCGCGAGAAGGTGCTCTGCCCGCTCGCGGCGGCCCGCCCGGCCCATCCCGGCCAACGCGAGCGGCAGCTCGACGTTCGCGCGGACGGTGCGCCACGGCAGCAGCCCGGCCTGCTGGAAGGCGATCCCGTACTCGTGGGCGAGCCGCGCCTCCCGGGCGGGGCGGCCGAACACCTGCACACTCCCCGCGGTGGGGGCGTCGAGGTCGGCGATGAGGCGCAGCAGCGTGGACTTGCCGCAGCCCGAGGGTCCGATGAGGGACACGAACTGCCCTGCCGCGACGGTCAGCGAGACGTCGTCGAGCGCGACGACCCGCCCGGCGCCGCTGCCGAACACCCGCGAGACGCCGTCCACCTGCACGGCGGCGGTCATCGGGCGGCCTCCAGCCGGCGGAACCTGCGCAGCGAGGACCCGAGCGCCGCGACGAGGCCGGCGGCGAGCAGGCCGAGCGCCACCGCCCCGAAGATGGGCGCCCATGGCTTGGCGGGGTCGCTCGCGGAGAACGCCGCGAACTCCACGATCATGCGGCCCAGACCGCCGGGGAGGCCGGTGGCGACCTCGGCCACGACGGCCCCGATCACGGCGCCCGCCGCGGCCAGGCGCAGCGCGGGCAGCAGGTACGGCACCGAGGCCGGCAGTCGCAGCCTCACCAGGGTGGACCACCACCCCGCGCCGTACGCCCGCATCAGCTCCGCGTGGATCGGGGTGGGCGACTGCAGTCCGCGCAGCATCCCGACTGCCACTGGGCAGAACGCCAGGTACGACGCGATGACCGCCACCGACATCCACGGCGCCCACTGCACCGGGCCCACCTCGAGCCGGGACCCCCAGGAGCGCACCAGCGGCGCGAGGGCGATGAGCGGCACCGTCTGGGACAGGACGACGAGCGGGAGCACCGCCGCCTCGACCAGTCGCACGCGCTGCATGGCCAGCGCGAGCGCCATGCCCACCACCAGGCCGAGCAGCCAGCCCACCGACGCGACGCCGAGGCTCATCGCGCCGGCCCGCAGCACCGCGGACCACAGCGGCGGCGCGCCGGCGCCGCCCGAGACCGGCTCGAGCAGCCTGGCCGCCATGTCCCACGTGTGCGGCATCGCGAGGTCGGTGGTGCGGGGCAGCATCCGGGTCGCGCCCAGCAACCACCCGTCGGCCGGGCCGAGCACCTTGTACAGCTCCCAGGCCGCCGCCACGGCGGCCACCGACGCCAGGCCGAGCAGCGGACCCGAGCGCACCGCGCGCGCCGTCCAGGCCGGCATGCGCCACGCCCTCCGCACACCCTCGGGCCCGGTCCTCACGCCGGTCGCCGCCACCCGCGGCGTGACATCCGCCGAGGTCGCGCCGGCCGGCGCGATCGGGGCCGAGGACGCCGCAGTCTCCGGCCGCGTGCTCATGCGCTCGCCACCACGGTCCGCGCGAGCGCCGGGATGACCCGCTCGCCGTACACCCGCATCGTCTCCTCCTTGTTGTCGTGCTGGAGGTACGCGGCGAACTGGGTGACGCCCAGCTCCCGCAGCTCTTCGAGCCGCGCGACGTGCTCGCGTGGGCTGCCCAGCAGGCAGAAGCGCTCGATGATCTCGTCGGGCACGAACGCGGCGTGCGAATTCCCGGCCCGCCCGTGCTCGTTGTAGTCGTAGCCCTCACGCCCGCGGATGTAGTCGGTGAGCGCCGCCGGAACTGACGAGCCCGCGCCGTACCGGGCGACGATGTCGGCCACGTGGTTGCCGACCATGCCGCCGAACCAGCGGCACTGCTCGCGCATGTGCGCCCGCGCACCCGGAGAGTCGCCGTCGCCCACGTACGCCGGGGCGGCGACGCAGAACGACAGCGAGTCCGGGTCTCGTCCGACGGCCGCGGCGGCGTCGCGCACCGAGCCGATCATCCAGGCCGCGATGTCCGGGTCGGCGAGCTGCAGGATGAACCCGTCGCCCACCTCGCCGGCCAGGCGCAGCGCCTGCGGGCCGTAGGCGGCGACCCACATCTCGAGCGACGAGCCCTTGGACCACGGGAAGCGCAGCGTGCGCCCGTTGACCTCGACGGCGCGGTCGTTCGCCAGCTCGCGGATCACGTGGATCGACTCGCGGAGCGTGGCGAGGTTCGAAGGGCGGCCGTTGAGGGTGCGGACGGCCGAGTCTCCCCGGCCGATCCCGCACACCGTCCGGTTGCCGTACATCTCGTTGAGGGTCGCGAACAGCGACGCGAGCACGGTCCAGTCCCGGGTCGCGGGGTTCGTCACCATCGGGCCGACCGTCACCCGACGGGTCGCGGCGAGGATCGCCGAGTAGATGACGAACGGCTCCTCCCAGAGCAGATGCGAGTCGAACGTCCACACGTGGTCGAAGCCGTGGCTCTCCGCCTGGCGTGCCAGGTCGACCGCGCGCGCCGCGGGCGGGTTGGTCTGCAGGACGACACCGAAGTCCATGGGCTCTCCTTGGGTCGGCGGGGCAGGGCTCAGACGAGGTACTGCGACAGGCCACGCTTGAGGTACCTGCCATGGCCGGGGCGCCCGTGGTACGCGCCGCCCTCGACGACCACCCGGCCGCGCGACATGACCAGGTCGATGGCGCCGTCCACCTCGAATCCCTCCCACGCGGAGTGGTCCATGCTCATGTGGTGCGTGGCGGCGGAGATCGTGGTGCGCCCCGCGGGGTCGTAGACCACGATGTCGGCGTCGGCGCCGGGCGCGATGACGCCCTTGGCCCCGTAGAGGCCGAACATCCGCGCCGGTGTGGTGGAAGTGAGCTCGACCCACCGCTCGAGCGTGATCTGGCCGGTGACCACCCCCTGGTACAGCAGGTCCATCCGGTGCTCCACCGACCCGATGCCGTTGGGGATCGCCCGGAAGTCGCCGAGCCCGAGGTCCTTCTGCCCGGTCATGCAGAACGGGCAGTGGTCGGTGGAGACCATCTGCAGGTCGTTGGTCCGCAAGGCGCGCCACATGTGGTCCTGGTGCCCCTCGGCCCGCGAGCGCAAAGGCGTCGAGCAGACCCACTTGGCGCCCTCGAACCCCGGCGCGCCGAGCTGCTCCTCCAACGAGAGGTACAGGTACTGCGGGCATGTCTCCCCGAACACGTTCTGCCCGGCGTCCCGCGCCGCGGCGAGCTGGGCCACCGCCTGCTTCGCGCTCACGTGCACCACGTAGAGCGGGGCCCGGGTGAGGTCGGCGAGCATGATCGCCCGGTGCGTGGCCTCCTCCTCGAGCTGCCACGCGCGCGCCACGCCGTGGTAGTACGGCGCGGTCTTGCCAGCCTCGACGAGCTGCGCGGCCAGCACGTCGATCGCCGGGCCGTTCTCCGCGTGCATCATGGTCAGGAGCCCGAGGTCGGCGGCCTTCTGCATGGCCCGCACGATCTGCGCGTCGTCGGAGTAGAAGACTCCCGGGTAGGCCATGAACAGCTTGTAGCTGGTGATGCCCTCGTCGACGAGCCCTTCCATGGCCTTGAGCGAGTCGTCGTCGACGCCGCCGATGATCTGGTGGAACGCGTAGTCGATGGCGCAGTTCCCGGCGGCCTTCGCGTGCCAGGCCGCCAGGCCGTCCTGCACCCGCTCACCGGCACGTTGCACGGCGAAGTCGATGATCGTCGTGGTGCCGCCCCACGCCGCCGCCCGGGTGCCCGTCTCGAACGTGTCCGAGGCTGCGGTCCCGCCGAACGGCAGCTCCATGTGGGTGTGCGCGTCCACGCCGCCGGGGATGACGTACTTGCCGGTCGCGTCGATCACCCGGTCGACGCGCGCCGGCAGGTCGACGCCGAGCACGGTCGAGCCGGGCGCCAGGACGGCGGCGACGCGCTCGCCGTCGACCAGCACGTCCGCGGCGCCGCGGCCCGTCGCGCTGACCAGCGTGCCGCCGGTGATGAGGGTCGTCATCGGGTGCTCCTCACGGGTCGGCAGGTCACGGCGCCACGAGGGAGCCGTAGGCGTCGGGCCGCCGGTCCCGGAAGAACTGCCACCGTTCGCGCACCTCGCGGATCTGGCCCAGGTCGAGGTCTCGCACGATCAGCTCGTCCTCGGTGGCGGAGCCGGACTCCCCCACGAGGCTCCCGTCGGGGCCCACCGCGTACGAGCTGCCGTAGAAGGCGACTGCCTCAGCCCCGTACTCGTTGTCCTCCAGGCCCACCCGGTTGTTCGCCACGACGAAGATCCCGTTGGCGACCGCTGCGGCGGGCTGCTCGATCTCCCAGAGCTTGTTGGAGATCCCGGGCGCGGTGGCGTTCGGGTTGAAGACGATCTCCGCGCCGGCCAGCGCGAGGGCGCGCCACCCCTCGGGGAAGTGCCGGTCGTAGCAGATGTTGACGCCGATCGTGCCGACCGCCGTCTCGAAGACCGGGTACCCCAGGTTGCCGGGCCGGAAGTAGAACTTCTCCCAGAACTTGGGCAGGTGCGGGATGTGGTGCTTGCGGTACTTGCCGAGGTAGGACCCGTCGGCGTCGATCACGGCGGCCGTGTTGTAGAGCACGCCGGGCTGCTCCTCCTCGTAGACCGGCAGCACCATGACGATCCCCAGCTCGGCTGCCAGGGCGGCGAACCGCTCCGTGGTCGGCCCGGGCACCGACTCCGCGTAGTCGTAGTACGCGGAGTCCTGCGTGATGCCGAAGTACGGCCCGGTGAACAACTCCTGGAAGGCGATGACCTGGGCGCCCTGGGACGCGGCCTCGCGCGTCCAGGCCTCGTGGAGCGCGATCATCGACTCCTTGTCACCGGTCCAGGAAGCCTGGGTGAAGGCGACTCGCACGACTGCCATGGGTCCTCCGTCTCGGCTGCCGGGGTCCAGCGACGCCCGCTGCGCCGCTCCCTGGCCGCTCCGCCTGAATGTGACTGTCCGCCTTGGACATTTCTGCGGCGTTTCCGCCGGTTTCACACATGCGTCGCTGGATCACGCGGAGGTAAACATCTCGGCGCCGGCCGTGCCGACCCCCGCGGCGCCGTGGGCGGCGCGGGCCGTCGGCCGCACGATGGCCCGCATGGAGCTCGGAGCACTGGTCGCTGCGGTCGACGACCGCAGCCCTCGCGGCATCGCGGCGACCGTCTCCCGCCTGGCCCGGAACGGCGAGCTCCGACCGGGCGACCGGCTCCCCACCGTGCGCGCCACGGCGGCGGCGCTCGGCGTGAGCCCGGCGACCGTGGGCTCGGCCTGGCGGGCCCTGGCCGCCGTCGGCATGGTGGGCGCCCGGGGCCGGGCAGGGACCTTCCTGCTGCCCGGCCCCACAGGGTGGCTCCCACCGCGCTACCGGGACATGGCCCGAGGCGCGGCCGCCGCGCTCGACCTCTCCACCGGCACGCCCGACCCCGCCCTGCTGCCCACCCTGGGCCCGGCGCTCGCGCGCGTCGGCGCGCGCACTCCCGCGGCGGTGACCGGCACCTACCTGTCCGCGCCGCTGGTCCCCGAGCTCGAGGCGGCCCTGCGCGCCTCGTGGCCGTTCCCTCCCGACCGGCTCACCGTGGTGGACGGGGCGGTCGACGCGATCGAGCGGACGCTCGGGCAGGTCGCGCGGTTCGGCGACCGGGTCGCGGTGGAGGACCCGGGGTTCCCGCCCCTGTTCGACCTGCTCGACCAGCTTGGCCTCGAGCGCGTCCCCGTCCCCCTCGACCGTCAGGGGATGCGCCCGGACGGGCTGGCCGCCGCGCTGGAGGCCGGCGCCAGCACCGTCGTCCTGCAGCCGCGCGCCCACAACCCGACGGGGGTCAGCCTGACCCCCACCCGGGCGCGCGATCTCGCCGCCGTGATCCGCCGGCACGACCGTCGCGCCGCCGCTGCCGCCGAGGCCGCCGGGACCGGTCGGCGCCCGCGCGAGGTCCACGTCATCGAGGACGACCACTCGGGCGAGATCGCGTCCTCGCGTGACGTCACCCTCGGCGCGCACCTGCCGCGCCAGGTGGTGCATGTGCGCTCGTACTCCAAATCGCACGGCCCCGACCTGCGGATCGCCGCCGTGGGCGGCCCGGGGCCCGTGCTCGACGCGGTCGTCGCCCGGCGCATGCTGGGCCCCGGCTGGACCAGCCGGCTGCTCCAGCACGTCCTCGCCGACCTGCTGGTGGACGGGGCGGCCGTCGACGCCGTCGCCCACGCCCGCCGCGTCTACTACGCGCGCCAGCGCACGCTGTGCGAGGCCCTGGCCCGGCACGGGCTGGCGGTGCCCCCCGGCGACGGCATCAACCTGTGGCTGCCGGTGGCCGACGAGGCGACGGCGATGATCCGGCTCGAGGCGGCGGGCGTCCGGGTCGCCCGCGGAACGCCCTTCGTGGCCTCCGCAGCCGAGCCGGGACCCGGACATGTGCGGGTCACCGTCGCCTCACTCGCCGATGGCGTCGAGGAGGTCGCGCGGAGGCTGGCGCTGGCGGCGGCCGCCTGACGACGCGCACTAGAGTGAGTCCCGGACCTCGGACGGGATTTCGTCCGGCGCGGTCGCCCTGACGTGGGCGGCGAGTCCAGCGGCGCGACGTGCGCCCTCCCCCGCCCGGCCGTGCGCGCCGGGGGCCACGTCACACCCGGAGCCGTCCATGACCCTGCCGACCGTCCACCACGCGAACCGCGCCCCCCGGCGCCGAGGCGCCGTCCTGCCCGCCCTGCTGCCCGCCGCGGCGCTGGCCCTCGGGCTCAGCGCCTGCGCCTCGCCCGCGGCAGAGGCGCCTGCCGAGGGCGCCCCGTCCCCCACGACGTCCGCCACCTCGGGGTTCGCCCCGCTCGCCGTCGACAACTGCGGCACCGAGGTCGCGTTCGCGGCGCCGCCCGAGCGGGTCGTGACCATCAAGTCGACGGCGACCGAGACGATGCTCGCGCTGGGCCTCGAGGACCGACTCGTCGGCACGGCGTTCTCCGACGGCCCCCTGCCCGAGAGCCTCGCGGCCGCCGCCGCTGCCGTCCCGGTGCTCTCGGAGAAGGTCCCCGGCCAGGAGGCGTTGCTGGCCAGCGAGCCCGACCTGGTCTACGCGGGCTGGGAGTCGAACTTCTCCGCCGAGGGCGCCGGCGAGCGCCCGACGCTGGCCACGCTCGGCATCGCGAGCTATGTGTCGCCGGCCGCCTGCCTGGGCGAGGGCTACCAGCCCGACCCGCTGACCTTCGACGTGGTCTTCGACGGCATCCGCGA
The sequence above is a segment of the Cellulomonas chengniuliangii genome. Coding sequences within it:
- a CDS encoding ABC transporter substrate-binding protein; its protein translation is MRTTRRWGAAVATGLAAGLLLTACASSAEEGGAGAEAAADGLTPVKLQLQWLTQAQFAGYYAAQEQGYYADEGLDVEILPSGGDIVPQDALAQGEVDYAIAWVPKVLGSIEQGAGITNVAQVFERSATLQVAFADSGIDSVADLSGKTVGSWGYGNEWELFAGLNKAGVTDFQLVTQAFDMLGLLNGDIDAAQAMTYNEYAQLLETVDPDTGELYTPDDFTVIDWNDEGTAMLQDAIWADSERLADDAEYQETTVKFLKASLKGWVYARDNAQAAADAVTAAGSTLGTSHQLWMTNEVNKLIWPSTSGGIGLLDESAWKRTVALALQTRNETGASIISAEPPESAYTTEYVTKALAELEDEGVDVVGASWKPESVTLAEGGN
- a CDS encoding ABC transporter permease encodes the protein MTRVAASLRQVLPPLVLLVGLVAAWQGAVVLAQIPPFVLPGPAAIAEELVAFRGPIGSAAVVTGRNAAVGLLAGGVLAMLVALLAAALRLVDALAAPLVTALSVVPVVALAPVLYSMHGAGSEHARVVVAALAAFVPVYVHTLRGLRQVLPVHRDLLRALAATPRQAARVVTIPTAVPFLFTGLRLASSLAVISAVVAEYFGGPRSGIGSFITTAAAGSDYAQAWAYVLGAIAVGLLFFTATSLAERAVTRRRTA
- a CDS encoding ABC transporter ATP-binding protein; the protein is MTAAVQVDGVSRVFGSGAGRVVALDDVSLTVAAGQFVSLIGPSGCGKSTLLRLIADLDAPTAGSVQVFGRPAREARLAHEYGIAFQQAGLLPWRTVRANVELPLALAGMGRAGRRERAEHLLALVGLADFAEHFPDQLSGGMQQRVAIARALAEEPSLLLMDEPFGALDEMTRERLQTQLLRICAETRAAVVFVTHSIPEAVFLSDRVVVMSPRPGRIREVAPVTLDRSGSLEDLDALRTDATFFDEIATVRAALLEGVSLAQAEGAG
- a CDS encoding ABC transporter permease; this translates as MSTRPETAASSAPIAPAGATSADVTPRVAATGVRTGPEGVRRAWRMPAWTARAVRSGPLLGLASVAAVAAAWELYKVLGPADGWLLGATRMLPRTTDLAMPHTWDMAARLLEPVSGGAGAPPLWSAVLRAGAMSLGVASVGWLLGLVVGMALALAMQRVRLVEAAVLPLVVLSQTVPLIALAPLVRSWGSRLEVGPVQWAPWMSVAVIASYLAFCPVAVGMLRGLQSPTPIHAELMRAYGAGWWSTLVRLRLPASVPYLLPALRLAAAGAVIGAVVAEVATGLPGGLGRMIVEFAAFSASDPAKPWAPIFGAVALGLLAAGLVAALGSSLRRFRRLEAAR
- a CDS encoding TIGR03842 family LLM class F420-dependent oxidoreductase; amino-acid sequence: MDFGVVLQTNPPAARAVDLARQAESHGFDHVWTFDSHLLWEEPFVIYSAILAATRRVTVGPMVTNPATRDWTVLASLFATLNEMYGNRTVCGIGRGDSAVRTLNGRPSNLATLRESIHVIRELANDRAVEVNGRTLRFPWSKGSSLEMWVAAYGPQALRLAGEVGDGFILQLADPDIAAWMIGSVRDAAAAVGRDPDSLSFCVAAPAYVGDGDSPGARAHMREQCRWFGGMVGNHVADIVARYGAGSSVPAALTDYIRGREGYDYNEHGRAGNSHAAFVPDEIIERFCLLGSPREHVARLEELRELGVTQFAAYLQHDNKEETMRVYGERVIPALARTVVASA
- the hydA gene encoding dihydropyrimidinase, with product MTTLITGGTLVSATGRGAADVLVDGERVAAVLAPGSTVLGVDLPARVDRVIDATGKYVIPGGVDAHTHMELPFGGTAASDTFETGTRAAAWGGTTTIIDFAVQRAGERVQDGLAAWHAKAAGNCAIDYAFHQIIGGVDDDSLKAMEGLVDEGITSYKLFMAYPGVFYSDDAQIVRAMQKAADLGLLTMMHAENGPAIDVLAAQLVEAGKTAPYYHGVARAWQLEEEATHRAIMLADLTRAPLYVVHVSAKQAVAQLAAARDAGQNVFGETCPQYLYLSLEEQLGAPGFEGAKWVCSTPLRSRAEGHQDHMWRALRTNDLQMVSTDHCPFCMTGQKDLGLGDFRAIPNGIGSVEHRMDLLYQGVVTGQITLERWVELTSTTPARMFGLYGAKGVIAPGADADIVVYDPAGRTTISAATHHMSMDHSAWEGFEVDGAIDLVMSRGRVVVEGGAYHGRPGHGRYLKRGLSQYLV
- a CDS encoding nitrilase-related carbon-nitrogen hydrolase; amino-acid sequence: MAVVRVAFTQASWTGDKESMIALHEAWTREAASQGAQVIAFQELFTGPYFGITQDSAYYDYAESVPGPTTERFAALAAELGIVMVLPVYEEEQPGVLYNTAAVIDADGSYLGKYRKHHIPHLPKFWEKFYFRPGNLGYPVFETAVGTIGVNICYDRHFPEGWRALALAGAEIVFNPNATAPGISNKLWEIEQPAAAVANGIFVVANNRVGLEDNEYGAEAVAFYGSSYAVGPDGSLVGESGSATEDELIVRDLDLGQIREVRERWQFFRDRRPDAYGSLVAP
- a CDS encoding aminotransferase class I/II-fold pyridoxal phosphate-dependent enzyme, with translation MPTPAAPWAARAVGRTMARMELGALVAAVDDRSPRGIAATVSRLARNGELRPGDRLPTVRATAAALGVSPATVGSAWRALAAVGMVGARGRAGTFLLPGPTGWLPPRYRDMARGAAAALDLSTGTPDPALLPTLGPALARVGARTPAAVTGTYLSAPLVPELEAALRASWPFPPDRLTVVDGAVDAIERTLGQVARFGDRVAVEDPGFPPLFDLLDQLGLERVPVPLDRQGMRPDGLAAALEAGASTVVLQPRAHNPTGVSLTPTRARDLAAVIRRHDRRAAAAAEAAGTGRRPREVHVIEDDHSGEIASSRDVTLGAHLPRQVVHVRSYSKSHGPDLRIAAVGGPGPVLDAVVARRMLGPGWTSRLLQHVLADLLVDGAAVDAVAHARRVYYARQRTLCEALARHGLAVPPGDGINLWLPVADEATAMIRLEAAGVRVARGTPFVASAAEPGPGHVRVTVASLADGVEEVARRLALAAAA
- a CDS encoding putative F420-0 ABC transporter substrate-binding protein; its protein translation is MTLPTVHHANRAPRRRGAVLPALLPAAALALGLSACASPAAEAPAEGAPSPTTSATSGFAPLAVDNCGTEVAFAAPPERVVTIKSTATETMLALGLEDRLVGTAFSDGPLPESLAAAAAAVPVLSEKVPGQEALLASEPDLVYAGWESNFSAEGAGERPTLATLGIASYVSPAACLGEGYQPDPLTFDVVFDGIREVGTIFGVQERAEELVAEQEATLAGVDAPAGTTTALWFSSGSDTPYVGAGIGAPQMIMDAAGLTNIFADVHESWTSVGWEQVVAADPDVIVLVDSAWGSTEKKIGVLESNPATSQLTAVREKRYLVVPFPASEAGVRNADAVADLVAQLAALPEVG